One Kaistella polysaccharea DNA segment encodes these proteins:
- a CDS encoding 2-oxoglutarate dehydrogenase E1 component: MDKFSFLNAVHSQLIEDLYQQYLKYPDSLEPSWKAFFQGFDFALEGYGEDLINSSGEKSGSAPVQFANQAAANGQIPDDIEKEFKVLNLIEAYRHRGHLFTHTNPVRERRHYEPSLDIENFGLSKADLGKKFNSAKETGLAMAATLQEIIDHLDQIYCESIGVEYMHINNVAERTFIREWLQVNKNHPKLNADEKTEILEKLNQAVAFENYLHTKFVGQKRFSLEGGESLIPALDQLITRSSQLGVDEVVLGMAHRGRLNVLTNIFGKSYKQIFSEFEGKEFEEDVFSGDVKYHLGSSKKIKTANGEEVSINLTPNPSHLETVSALVEGICRAKVDDKYKDFKKVLPIIIHGDGAIAGQGIVYEVAQMMTLEGYQTGGTVHIVVNNQVSFTTNYLDARSSNYCTDIAKVTESPVMHVNADDVEAVVHSIRFAADFRAQFGKDVYIDLLGYRKYGHNEGDEPRFTQPNLYKLISKHPNPREIYKEQLISEGIVSKEILTKMESDFKKLLDSNYDASKEIEKNTMDLFMADDWKQLPMSPKGAMLEKVDTKFDPAKLKELAIRMSTLPTDKKFISKITRLFENRLKAIDADNLDWALAEWLAYATLLTEGNNVRISGEDVERGTFSHRHALIKTEDSEEEYIPLRHISENRFDIYNSHLSEYGVLGFDYGYAMASPNTLTIWEAQFGDFMNGAQIIIDQYLVAAEEKWKIQSGLVMLLPHGFEGQGAEHSSARLERFLTLCANDNMVVANATTPANYFHLLRRQMKWNFRKPLVVMTPKSLLRHPKVISTIEDLANGHFQPIIDDHTVEAAKVDKLVLCSGKIYYELLAKKEELNCENIALVRFEQLYPLQNDQIEEILNKYSNRKQLLWVQEEPENMGAWSYILRNFRKTGIDVIAPVQSGTPAPGSHKMFERNQNDVINRVFDRKDAPVKRPVTA; the protein is encoded by the coding sequence ATGGACAAATTTTCATTCCTAAACGCTGTGCACTCGCAGTTAATAGAAGATTTATATCAACAATATTTAAAATATCCCGATTCGCTCGAGCCTTCCTGGAAAGCATTTTTCCAAGGGTTTGATTTTGCCCTTGAAGGGTACGGTGAGGATTTAATCAATAGTTCTGGCGAGAAATCAGGATCAGCTCCCGTTCAGTTCGCAAATCAAGCTGCTGCAAACGGGCAAATTCCTGATGATATTGAGAAAGAATTTAAAGTTTTAAATTTAATAGAAGCGTACCGCCACCGTGGTCACTTGTTTACACATACCAATCCTGTTCGTGAAAGAAGACATTACGAGCCTTCTTTGGATATCGAAAATTTTGGCTTGTCAAAAGCTGATTTAGGGAAAAAATTTAATTCTGCAAAAGAGACAGGCCTTGCAATGGCAGCTACACTCCAGGAAATTATTGATCATTTGGATCAGATTTACTGTGAATCCATCGGTGTGGAATATATGCACATCAATAATGTTGCTGAGCGAACTTTCATCAGAGAGTGGCTTCAGGTTAATAAGAATCATCCGAAGCTTAACGCTGATGAAAAGACTGAAATTCTTGAAAAACTGAATCAAGCTGTCGCTTTTGAAAATTACCTCCATACGAAATTTGTAGGGCAAAAAAGATTCTCTCTTGAAGGTGGTGAATCTCTTATCCCAGCTTTAGACCAGTTAATTACCAGATCATCACAATTAGGTGTTGATGAGGTAGTTTTGGGAATGGCGCATAGAGGTCGGTTAAATGTACTCACGAATATCTTTGGGAAATCTTACAAACAAATATTTTCTGAATTTGAAGGAAAAGAATTTGAGGAAGATGTATTTTCTGGAGATGTAAAATATCATTTAGGATCATCGAAAAAGATTAAGACTGCAAATGGCGAAGAGGTTTCAATTAACTTAACACCGAATCCATCACATTTAGAAACAGTTTCTGCTTTAGTTGAAGGGATTTGCCGTGCGAAAGTAGATGATAAGTACAAAGATTTCAAAAAAGTGCTTCCAATTATAATCCATGGTGATGGCGCAATAGCCGGACAGGGAATTGTATATGAAGTAGCACAAATGATGACTTTGGAAGGTTACCAAACCGGAGGAACAGTGCATATTGTTGTTAATAATCAGGTTTCTTTTACAACCAATTATCTGGATGCCAGATCTTCAAATTACTGTACGGATATTGCTAAAGTTACTGAATCACCTGTGATGCATGTTAATGCAGACGATGTAGAAGCTGTAGTGCATTCCATCAGATTTGCCGCCGATTTCCGAGCGCAGTTTGGGAAAGATGTTTATATTGACCTTTTGGGTTACCGTAAATATGGTCATAACGAAGGCGATGAGCCTCGTTTTACCCAACCTAATTTATACAAATTAATTTCGAAGCATCCCAATCCTCGCGAAATATATAAAGAACAATTAATAAGTGAAGGAATTGTTTCTAAAGAAATTTTGACGAAGATGGAGTCTGACTTTAAAAAGTTATTAGATTCCAATTACGACGCTTCTAAAGAGATTGAAAAAAATACAATGGATCTTTTCATGGCTGATGATTGGAAACAGTTGCCGATGTCGCCAAAAGGTGCAATGCTCGAAAAAGTTGATACTAAATTTGATCCAGCAAAATTGAAGGAGCTGGCAATTAGAATGTCAACCTTACCTACCGATAAAAAATTCATCAGTAAAATCACCCGTCTTTTCGAAAATAGATTAAAAGCAATTGATGCTGACAATCTCGATTGGGCGCTGGCAGAATGGTTGGCTTATGCAACATTATTAACAGAAGGAAACAATGTAAGGATTTCCGGAGAAGATGTTGAAAGAGGAACATTCTCGCACCGGCATGCTTTGATTAAAACGGAAGATTCAGAAGAAGAATATATTCCGCTTCGTCACATCTCCGAGAATAGATTCGATATCTACAATTCTCACCTTTCTGAGTATGGAGTTTTAGGCTTTGATTATGGGTACGCCATGGCATCACCAAATACCTTGACAATTTGGGAGGCACAGTTTGGAGATTTTATGAATGGAGCGCAAATTATTATTGATCAATATTTAGTTGCTGCAGAAGAAAAGTGGAAAATTCAGTCAGGTCTGGTAATGCTCTTGCCACATGGTTTTGAAGGACAAGGTGCTGAGCACTCTTCCGCACGTTTAGAGCGATTTTTAACGCTTTGTGCAAATGATAATATGGTGGTTGCAAATGCGACAACGCCAGCTAACTATTTCCATTTACTAAGAAGACAAATGAAATGGAATTTTAGAAAACCATTAGTCGTAATGACTCCAAAATCTTTATTGCGTCATCCAAAAGTAATCTCGACAATTGAAGATCTTGCAAATGGACACTTCCAGCCGATCATTGATGATCATACGGTAGAAGCAGCTAAAGTTGATAAATTAGTACTTTGTTCCGGTAAAATTTATTATGAATTATTAGCCAAGAAAGAAGAACTTAACTGCGAAAATATTGCGTTGGTACGATTTGAACAATTGTATCCTTTGCAAAATGATCAGATTGAAGAAATTCTGAATAAATACAGCAATAGAAAGCAATTGCTTTGGGTTCAGGAAGAACCGGAAAATATGGGTGCTTGGAGTTATATTTTGAGAAATTTCCGCAAGACAGGAATCGATGTTATTGCGCCTGTTCAAAGTGGTACACCTGCCCCGGGAAGTCATAAAATGTTTGAAAGAAATCAGAACGATGTTATTAACAGAGTTTTCGATAGAAAAGATGCGCCCGTAAAAAGACCTGTAACCGCATAA
- a CDS encoding 3'-5' exonuclease, producing MIDFCAIDFETATHERNSACEMGICIVENGEIVSTKTWLIKPPSFPYFHPRNIDVHGIRPEEVKDAPTFQDIWHEAEDLMYGNLMIAHNAGFDAGVLRSCLDYYGFYKPKLNYLCSISLAKKSWKNLPKYGLKSLAEHHHLKFNHHRAGDDAEVCAKISLLAFNQLMLTRNDEVQDVMKKNLKVL from the coding sequence ATGATTGATTTCTGCGCCATTGACTTTGAAACCGCTACACATGAAAGAAATTCCGCATGCGAAATGGGAATATGCATTGTCGAAAATGGCGAAATCGTCTCCACCAAAACCTGGCTTATCAAGCCGCCAAGTTTCCCCTACTTTCATCCCAGAAATATTGATGTTCATGGGATCAGACCTGAAGAAGTGAAAGATGCGCCGACATTTCAAGATATTTGGCATGAAGCTGAGGATTTAATGTATGGAAATTTGATGATCGCGCACAACGCTGGCTTTGATGCGGGAGTTTTGAGAAGTTGTCTTGATTACTACGGGTTTTATAAACCGAAACTTAATTACCTATGCAGCATATCGTTAGCAAAAAAATCCTGGAAAAATCTTCCGAAATATGGACTGAAAAGTTTGGCAGAGCATCACCATTTAAAATTTAATCACCACCGAGCAGGTGATGATGCAGAAGTTTGCGCAAAAATTTCATTGCTGGCTTTTAACCAATTGATGCTTACGAGAAATGATGAAGTACAAGATGTGATGAAAAAGAACCTAAAAGTTTTATAG
- the odhB gene encoding 2-oxoglutarate dehydrogenase complex dihydrolipoyllysine-residue succinyltransferase, translated as MSILEMKVPSPGESITEVEIATWLVKDGDYVEKDQPIAEVDSDKATLELPAEESGIITLKAEEGEVVAVGQVVCLIDREGTKPEDSTSAKSEEKTAEPAKESPKQEAPKAEAPKAEQRPAANYATGTPSPAAKKILDEKGVQADQVTGSGKDGRITKQDAATAAVPAMGSANSTSGSRGSSTTKLSVLRRKVAARLVTVKNETAMLTTFNEVDMSEIFRIRKQYKEEFAQKHGVGLGFMSFFTKAVTRALQMYPDVNASIDGDFKINYDFCDISIAVSGPKGLMVPVLRNAETMSFRGIESNIKSLAEKVRDGKITIDEMTGGTFTLTNGGTFGSMMSTPIINPPQSAILGMHNILQRPMAIDGQVVIRPMMYVALSYDHRIIDGKESVGFLVAVKEAIDNPVEFLMDGDEKKGLEL; from the coding sequence ATGTCAATATTAGAAATGAAAGTCCCATCACCGGGAGAATCCATCACAGAAGTTGAAATCGCGACGTGGTTAGTAAAAGACGGCGATTATGTAGAGAAAGATCAACCCATCGCAGAAGTAGATTCTGATAAAGCTACGCTTGAATTACCCGCGGAAGAAAGCGGTATTATTACCCTTAAAGCAGAAGAAGGTGAAGTTGTAGCAGTTGGTCAAGTCGTTTGTTTAATCGATCGCGAAGGAACGAAACCTGAGGATTCAACATCTGCTAAATCTGAAGAAAAAACTGCCGAGCCAGCGAAAGAATCACCTAAACAGGAAGCTCCGAAAGCAGAAGCTCCAAAAGCTGAACAAAGACCTGCAGCAAATTATGCGACAGGAACTCCTTCGCCAGCGGCAAAGAAGATATTAGATGAAAAAGGCGTACAAGCTGATCAGGTAACTGGTTCTGGTAAAGACGGCCGAATTACGAAACAAGACGCTGCAACAGCAGCTGTACCAGCAATGGGATCAGCAAATTCTACTTCTGGATCTAGAGGGAGTAGCACGACCAAACTTTCTGTTTTAAGAAGAAAAGTAGCTGCGAGATTAGTTACTGTTAAAAATGAAACGGCAATGCTCACCACTTTTAACGAAGTTGACATGTCGGAGATCTTCCGAATCAGAAAACAATATAAAGAAGAATTCGCTCAGAAACATGGCGTTGGTTTAGGATTTATGTCCTTCTTTACAAAAGCGGTTACGAGAGCTTTACAAATGTATCCAGACGTTAATGCATCGATTGACGGAGATTTCAAAATAAATTATGATTTCTGCGATATTTCAATTGCAGTTTCTGGTCCTAAAGGATTAATGGTTCCTGTATTGAGAAATGCAGAAACAATGTCGTTCCGCGGAATAGAAAGTAATATCAAAAGCTTAGCGGAAAAAGTAAGAGACGGGAAAATCACTATTGATGAAATGACGGGTGGTACCTTTACATTAACAAATGGTGGAACTTTCGGTTCTATGATGTCTACACCAATTATCAATCCGCCACAGTCTGCGATTTTAGGAATGCACAATATTCTTCAAAGACCTATGGCAATTGATGGTCAAGTAGTTATTCGCCCAATGATGTATGTTGCTCTCTCTTATGATCACCGAATTATTGACGGTAAAGAATCAGTAGGATTCCTTGTTGCCGTTAAAGAAGCGATCGATAATCCAGTGGAGTTTTTAATGGACGGAGACGAGAAAAAAGGTCTTGAACTTTAA
- a CDS encoding hemolysin family protein, translating to MELLIIILLILLNGVFAMSEMSLVSSRKFKLESAERKGSAGAKKALELSEKPTKFLSTVQIGITLIGILLGMYSGDTLTNDFKGFLDQFAAIEPYSKTVATVGIVIFITYLSILLGELLPKRIAMTFPERIITILSKPMDILSKVTSPFVLLLTTSNNVLLKLLGIDSKSDSIVTEEEIKSIVRESAMEGQIDQIEHSIVERVFELGDRKINTLMTHRTAITYFNIEEDLNSILEKIKTEKHNVYPVTKGNNLDDIIGVVMMKDIFPIEDTVNFNLKELLRQPVYLNENYYAYKVLEIFKKEKNHHGIVIDEYGNTLGIATMHDVLDALVGNTATNENFDYRIVQKTENTWVADAQFPIVEFIKYFKLDYEFDNKDNYTTLVGFFLSEHGGSTEIGSTIKIEDLDLEIISKDRQRVSQILISRNTPPSRT from the coding sequence ATGGAATTACTCATCATCATTTTACTCATCCTACTTAACGGAGTGTTTGCAATGTCGGAAATGTCCCTCGTTTCCTCTCGAAAATTTAAACTGGAAAGTGCAGAAAGAAAAGGCAGTGCTGGCGCAAAGAAAGCATTAGAATTATCCGAAAAACCGACCAAATTTTTGTCGACTGTTCAAATCGGTATTACCTTAATCGGTATTTTGCTAGGAATGTATTCCGGAGATACTCTTACTAATGATTTTAAAGGATTTTTGGACCAGTTTGCCGCTATAGAACCTTATTCGAAAACAGTAGCTACGGTTGGAATAGTCATATTTATCACCTACTTATCCATTTTATTGGGGGAATTATTACCGAAGAGAATTGCAATGACTTTTCCGGAGAGAATTATTACAATACTCTCAAAACCCATGGATATTTTATCGAAAGTTACATCACCTTTTGTTTTATTACTGACTACCTCTAATAATGTATTGCTGAAATTATTAGGAATTGATAGTAAATCTGATAGTATTGTTACGGAAGAAGAAATAAAATCTATCGTACGCGAAAGTGCAATGGAAGGGCAAATTGACCAAATTGAACACAGTATTGTGGAAAGGGTTTTTGAACTCGGTGACCGCAAAATCAATACGCTAATGACGCACAGAACTGCAATCACATATTTCAATATCGAAGAGGATTTAAACAGTATTTTAGAAAAAATAAAAACTGAAAAACATAATGTATATCCTGTTACCAAAGGAAATAATTTAGATGATATTATCGGCGTCGTGATGATGAAAGATATCTTTCCTATTGAAGATACGGTGAATTTTAATTTAAAAGAACTTTTGCGCCAACCCGTTTATCTGAATGAAAATTACTACGCGTACAAAGTATTAGAAATATTTAAAAAAGAAAAAAATCACCACGGTATCGTTATCGATGAATATGGAAATACTTTGGGAATTGCAACAATGCACGATGTACTCGATGCCTTGGTAGGAAATACAGCTACAAACGAAAATTTTGATTACCGAATAGTTCAGAAAACCGAAAACACCTGGGTCGCTGATGCACAGTTTCCTATCGTTGAATTCATCAAGTATTTTAAGCTCGACTACGAGTTTGATAACAAAGATAATTACACCACACTCGTCGGATTTTTTCTTAGCGAACACGGCGGCTCTACCGAAATCGGGAGTACAATAAAGATTGAAGATCTCGATTTAGAGATTATTAGCAAAGACAGGCAACGTGTTTCTCAAATTTTAATTTCCAGAAATACTCCACCATCTAGAACTTAA
- a CDS encoding ankyrin repeat domain-containing protein, whose protein sequence is METITKSDLINLVQKNDLPSVEAALKNGANVNTTDSNKNSLLLIATTKQYEDMAKLLVKHGADVNQQADNLDSPFLYAGATGQTELLKLFIENGARFDIFNRYYGSALIPACERGHVETVQLLANTKNYPIDHINKLGWTALMEAVILGDGSIKYQQIVKILKDAGAKMNIPDHDGITPLQHAKSRGFTEIVNIIKS, encoded by the coding sequence ATGGAAACTATAACTAAGTCAGATCTCATTAATCTGGTTCAGAAAAATGATTTGCCAAGTGTCGAAGCAGCATTAAAAAATGGTGCAAATGTTAATACTACAGATTCAAACAAAAATTCATTACTGCTGATTGCCACGACCAAACAGTATGAAGATATGGCGAAATTACTTGTTAAACATGGGGCAGATGTGAATCAACAAGCTGATAATTTAGACAGTCCTTTTCTGTACGCAGGAGCAACGGGACAAACCGAACTTTTAAAATTATTTATAGAAAATGGAGCACGATTTGACATTTTCAACAGATACTATGGATCAGCACTGATACCTGCTTGCGAACGTGGTCATGTAGAAACAGTTCAATTATTGGCCAATACTAAAAATTATCCCATCGATCACATTAATAAATTAGGCTGGACGGCATTAATGGAAGCTGTTATATTAGGAGACGGTAGCATAAAATATCAACAGATCGTAAAAATTCTGAAAGATGCCGGTGCGAAAATGAATATTCCTGATCATGATGGAATTACTCCTTTACAGCACGCAAAATCACGAGGATTCACTGAGATTGTAAATATAATCAAGTCGTAG
- a CDS encoding polyketide cyclase has product MRWIKIAVFLLFLLGIVYAISMIFVPENKNFTVEKEINYPVEKVFPQFSNLQNFTLWNTFFSDNKNMSIEFFTPYEGKGSSLAYVDHKDEDISGDLFIRYVNINKTLKLQLYEGKNNTPYLIDLKFVPLGEKTKIIWFIQTPKQPYLKRSLNLISEDVWLETIDKSMVNLAHLLSNKIEKDNLRENLKFDTLLVENQDSQILLGINVSAKNTKDALFKNIVVNHNKVLNYAKMDLGKKEDEYGEPILLTTPEYFKEKEVSYFYGVPLPKKEPISDNNFTFRTLNASKNYVIFYRGTYASRVKSIQQLVNQARKDSLRSGTLQEIFLEEPNTDAQVVLKLSLPVYK; this is encoded by the coding sequence ATGCGTTGGATAAAAATTGCGGTCTTCCTGTTATTTCTTTTAGGTATTGTGTATGCGATATCGATGATTTTCGTACCAGAAAATAAAAATTTTACGGTAGAAAAAGAAATTAATTATCCTGTAGAAAAAGTTTTTCCACAGTTTAGTAATCTCCAGAATTTCACGCTTTGGAATACGTTTTTCTCGGATAATAAAAACATGTCAATAGAATTTTTTACACCGTATGAAGGAAAGGGAAGTTCGCTGGCTTATGTGGATCACAAAGATGAAGATATATCAGGCGATCTTTTTATCAGGTATGTCAATATTAATAAAACGCTGAAGCTCCAACTTTATGAGGGGAAAAATAATACCCCATATCTTATCGATCTAAAATTTGTTCCACTCGGAGAAAAAACCAAAATTATCTGGTTTATTCAAACGCCAAAACAACCCTATTTGAAACGTTCTTTAAATTTAATTTCAGAAGATGTTTGGCTGGAAACTATTGATAAAAGTATGGTAAACCTCGCCCATTTGCTGAGTAATAAAATTGAAAAAGATAACTTACGGGAAAACCTGAAATTTGATACCCTTTTGGTGGAAAATCAAGATAGTCAAATTTTACTTGGTATTAATGTAAGTGCAAAAAACACCAAGGATGCGCTCTTCAAAAATATTGTAGTTAATCACAACAAGGTTTTGAATTATGCTAAAATGGATTTGGGAAAAAAAGAGGATGAATATGGCGAACCCATTTTGCTGACGACACCAGAATATTTTAAAGAAAAAGAAGTGTCTTATTTTTATGGAGTTCCACTTCCTAAAAAGGAACCGATATCAGATAATAATTTTACTTTTAGAACTTTAAATGCCTCCAAAAACTATGTCATCTTTTATCGCGGTACGTACGCCAGTCGTGTAAAATCAATACAGCAACTTGTAAATCAGGCGAGAAAAGACAGTCTTCGAAGTGGGACCTTGCAGGAAATTTTTTTAGAAGAACCGAATACCGATGCTCAGGTTGTTTTAAAATTATCTTTGCCAGTTTACAAATAA
- a CDS encoding glucose-1-phosphate adenylyltransferase has translation MKPSVISIVLGGGRGTRLFPLTSTRSKPAVPIAGKYRLVDIPISNCLNSGFNRILVLTQFNSASLNSHIKNSFHFDIFSRGFVDILAAEQNVENDQWYQGTADAVRQSMKHLDKYEYDYILILSGDQLYQMDFREMIDFHCKNKGDITIATIPVNAHDATGFGILKSDEEGNITSFTEKPTGDMLHDWRSEVSEKNKNEGKEYLASMGIYVFSKTVLKKMFEEDPGDDFGGELIPNGIGTYKTLSFQYEGYWTDIGTIQSFFEANLNLTTDFPYFNLFSNRPIYTRARMLPPSKILGSYVSKAIFGDGCIVMADKIENSIVGNRSRIDKGSTLMNTYMMGADFYQDTKEIVQNDQDGSPNLGVGKYCYIERAILDKNCRIGDNARIIGGHHLQDGDFDTHSIKDGIVVVKKNAVIRPGTQIP, from the coding sequence ATGAAACCCAGTGTTATATCTATAGTTCTCGGAGGAGGGAGAGGAACCAGGTTATTTCCTCTAACTAGTACACGGTCCAAACCTGCGGTTCCGATTGCAGGAAAATATCGACTTGTGGATATTCCCATTTCCAACTGTTTAAATTCGGGGTTTAACAGGATTTTGGTGCTCACGCAGTTCAATTCTGCCTCACTAAATTCACATATTAAAAATTCTTTTCACTTCGATATTTTTAGCAGAGGTTTTGTTGATATTCTAGCAGCGGAGCAAAACGTGGAAAATGATCAATGGTATCAAGGTACTGCTGATGCCGTTCGGCAGTCGATGAAACATTTGGATAAGTATGAATATGATTATATCTTAATTCTCTCCGGTGATCAACTTTATCAAATGGATTTCCGGGAGATGATCGATTTTCATTGCAAAAATAAAGGTGATATTACGATCGCGACGATTCCTGTAAATGCTCATGATGCTACCGGATTTGGTATTTTAAAATCTGATGAGGAAGGAAATATTACTTCCTTCACAGAAAAGCCGACAGGAGATATGCTTCATGACTGGAGATCTGAGGTTTCAGAAAAAAATAAAAATGAAGGCAAAGAATATTTGGCTTCAATGGGAATTTATGTATTCAGTAAAACCGTTTTGAAAAAAATGTTTGAGGAGGATCCAGGTGATGACTTCGGCGGCGAACTTATTCCGAATGGTATTGGAACTTACAAAACCTTGAGCTTTCAATATGAAGGATATTGGACCGATATCGGAACCATTCAGTCATTTTTTGAGGCTAATTTAAATTTAACGACTGATTTTCCTTATTTCAACTTATTTAGCAACCGGCCGATATATACTCGTGCGAGAATGCTGCCACCTTCCAAAATCTTGGGTTCCTACGTAAGTAAAGCGATATTTGGGGACGGATGTATTGTAATGGCCGATAAAATTGAAAATTCGATCGTCGGTAACAGAAGCCGAATTGATAAAGGCAGTACATTGATGAATACCTATATGATGGGTGCCGATTTTTATCAGGATACCAAGGAGATTGTTCAAAATGATCAAGATGGCAGCCCAAATCTGGGCGTAGGAAAATACTGTTATATAGAGCGTGCAATTCTTGATAAAAATTGTCGGATTGGCGATAACGCACGTATAATTGGCGGTCATCATTTGCAAGATGGTGATTTTGACACCCATTCCATTAAAGATGGAATTGTGGTAGTAAAGAAAAACGCTGTAATACGTCCGGGAACTCAAATTCCTTAA
- a CDS encoding alpha/beta hydrolase, which translates to MGKLLQYFQEKVVFLPVLLPTDHTFDFEQDFEEYLWDTPFDGKINVLHFKIKKPKGVILYFHGNADNLHRWGKIANEYTQFEYDVLVMDYRGYGKSSGPRNEEFLYSDAQYFYNFAKEKYGEENTVVYGRSLGGSFAVKVAGDNNPKAVLLEATFYNLQDIVNRWLPKKVTDRVAPTMTYHFLSNENIRNISVPLYHFHGTKDTVVPLKSGKKLFDLFKKSRPEITKKFIEIDGGTHDDLVNYPEFLKELGEILR; encoded by the coding sequence ATGGGAAAACTACTTCAATATTTTCAGGAAAAAGTCGTCTTTTTACCCGTACTTTTGCCCACAGATCACACATTTGATTTTGAGCAGGATTTTGAAGAATATTTGTGGGATACCCCATTTGACGGAAAAATTAATGTACTTCATTTCAAAATTAAAAAACCAAAGGGAGTTATTTTATATTTCCATGGTAATGCTGATAATTTACATCGGTGGGGAAAAATAGCCAATGAATATACCCAATTTGAATATGATGTTTTGGTCATGGATTACAGAGGTTATGGTAAAAGTTCTGGCCCAAGAAATGAGGAATTTCTCTATTCTGATGCGCAATATTTCTACAATTTTGCAAAAGAAAAATATGGGGAAGAAAACACGGTAGTCTACGGAAGAAGTCTTGGCGGTTCCTTTGCTGTGAAAGTAGCAGGTGACAACAATCCAAAAGCAGTACTACTCGAAGCGACTTTCTATAATTTACAGGATATTGTAAACCGATGGCTGCCCAAAAAAGTAACCGATCGCGTCGCACCTACTATGACTTATCACTTTTTATCAAATGAAAATATCAGGAATATTTCTGTTCCGCTCTATCATTTTCACGGCACGAAAGACACTGTAGTTCCTCTAAAATCTGGTAAAAAGCTGTTCGACCTATTTAAAAAGTCTAGGCCAGAAATTACAAAAAAGTTTATTGAAATTGATGGCGGAACTCACGATGATTTAGTAAATTACCCAGAGTTTTTGAAAGAACTGGGCGAAATACTCCGTTAA
- the apaG gene encoding Co2+/Mg2+ efflux protein ApaG: MFSTISFDIKVSVFPVYDIKNSFPSENRFVFRYNITIENLGKEPIQLLRRKWLIYDLGFGFTEVAGEGVIGLTPEILPGEDFTYFSNVMLRSGVGNMSGIYYCKNLVNNEEMEIEVPKFGLVADVLTN, from the coding sequence ATGTTTTCAACTATATCTTTTGACATCAAGGTCTCCGTTTTCCCCGTGTACGATATAAAGAACAGTTTTCCCTCTGAAAACCGTTTTGTATTTCGGTATAATATTACCATTGAAAATCTCGGAAAAGAGCCCATACAACTCTTGAGAAGAAAGTGGTTGATCTATGACTTAGGTTTTGGATTTACTGAAGTAGCTGGTGAAGGAGTAATTGGTTTAACGCCCGAAATCTTGCCTGGCGAAGATTTTACCTATTTTTCAAATGTCATGTTACGTTCAGGAGTGGGAAATATGAGTGGAATTTATTATTGTAAAAATCTAGTGAATAACGAAGAGATGGAAATTGAAGTTCCGAAATTTGGTCTTGTCGCCGATGTTCTAACGAATTAA